A genomic stretch from Photobacterium atrarenae includes:
- a CDS encoding DUF3634 family protein has protein sequence MEYVILLAIAVAFLVFKDRPVMVLTFEKGELTGSKGQIPTGFLRGCKDIAHKEPFSGKIKVYKNRFTTKLVFSKSIPAKVKQRIHNVFPHASSTKKRGRRA, from the coding sequence ATGGAATATGTCATTCTTCTCGCCATTGCAGTCGCTTTTCTGGTATTTAAAGATCGTCCGGTGATGGTGCTGACCTTTGAAAAGGGTGAGCTGACTGGTTCCAAAGGTCAAATTCCGACGGGCTTTTTACGGGGTTGTAAGGATATTGCGCACAAAGAACCATTCTCGGGAAAAATTAAAGTCTATAAAAACCGGTTTACGACCAAACTGGTTTTCTCGAAAAGTATACCAGCGAAGGTAAAACAGCGGATCCATAATGTGTTTCCACATGCTTCTTCAACCAAGAAACGGGGCAGGAGAGCCTAG
- the matP gene encoding macrodomain Ter protein MatP codes for MKYQQLENLEAGWKWKYLVKKWKEGEAITCYIDTSEAEAAVQDLLAIEHEPTKVIKWIGKHMSPNLDKKLKQAIRAKRKRHFNAEQTHTRKKSIDLDYRVWEKLAEKSRSLDCTLSDTIEYLISESSRSEEASKKVLDIRNDLHELLEFE; via the coding sequence ATGAAATATCAGCAGCTTGAAAACCTGGAAGCCGGGTGGAAATGGAAGTACCTGGTGAAGAAATGGAAAGAAGGCGAGGCGATCACCTGTTATATTGATACCAGCGAGGCAGAAGCCGCTGTGCAGGACTTGCTTGCTATTGAACATGAACCGACCAAGGTGATCAAGTGGATTGGCAAGCATATGTCTCCCAATCTGGATAAAAAGCTGAAACAAGCGATCCGAGCCAAGCGCAAACGCCATTTTAATGCCGAACAAACCCATACCCGGAAAAAGTCGATCGATTTGGATTACCGGGTTTGGGAGAAACTTGCTGAGAAATCTCGCTCGCTTGATTGTACTTTATCCGATACGATCGAGTACCTCATCAGTGAAAGCAGCCGCTCAGAAGAAGCGAGTAAGAAGGTGCTTGATATCCGCAATGATCTACATGAATTACTCGAATTTGAGTAA
- a CDS encoding response regulator, which translates to MKKILIVEDNKLMAEILAQVIRRCESCEIVKVNNINSAQRLLISASYQLDGIFLDLNIEKPLDGLELLKYIKQHLPEMPTAVITSESQAEVVKQVLALNPHDYLIKPISTQKVQRSLSKFEVAKASAAQAE; encoded by the coding sequence ATGAAGAAAATACTGATTGTTGAAGATAACAAGCTTATGGCTGAGATTTTAGCGCAAGTCATTCGCCGCTGTGAATCTTGTGAGATCGTCAAGGTAAATAATATCAACTCGGCCCAGAGATTACTCATCAGTGCAAGTTATCAACTGGATGGCATATTTCTGGATTTAAACATTGAGAAGCCGCTGGATGGCTTAGAGCTCCTGAAATATATCAAGCAACATCTACCGGAAATGCCGACTGCAGTGATTACCTCGGAAAGCCAAGCTGAGGTCGTGAAGCAAGTCCTCGCCTTGAACCCACATGATTACCTTATCAAGCCAATTTCAACGCAAAAAGTTCAACGAAGCCTTTCAAAGTTTGAGGTGGCGAAAGCTTCAGCAGCCCAGGCTGAATGA
- a CDS encoding PPC domain-containing DNA-binding protein: MLIPHAFRLTKGMALKQSILNYISKHRIQAGSLLSVVGCLSEVRIRLADESKVLELEEPLEILTLSGTLTPAHVHVHISVADQSGRVYGGHLVEGCVSYTAEVCLASYANLTFQREFDPQTGFDELIVSKSRQ, from the coding sequence ATGCTGATACCGCATGCGTTTCGCCTCACCAAAGGGATGGCGCTGAAACAATCTATCCTGAACTATATTTCAAAACACCGTATTCAAGCCGGCTCACTCTTGAGCGTCGTCGGTTGCCTGAGTGAGGTGCGGATTCGCCTTGCCGATGAAAGCAAAGTATTGGAACTCGAAGAGCCGCTGGAGATCCTGACTCTGAGCGGAACGTTGACGCCAGCACATGTGCATGTGCATATCTCTGTCGCGGATCAATCCGGCCGGGTATATGGCGGGCATCTCGTCGAAGGATGTGTGTCTTATACCGCAGAGGTGTGCTTAGCAAGCTACGCTAACCTGACATTTCAGCGTGAGTTCGATCCACAGACAGGATTTGATGAGTTGATCGTCTCGAAGTCACGCCAGTAA
- a CDS encoding OsmC family protein, with protein sequence MTEFNASIEWQRGEKEAFSDNQFSRGHTWAFDGGVQVSASSSPHVVPIPYSIAESVDPEEAFIAALSSCHMLTFLAIAAKKKFVIDTYRDIATGVLEQDRAGKSSVTRVTLRPNITFSGQKQPTTQQLDKMHHLAHQNCFIANSVKTRITIEARASVSKRSSP encoded by the coding sequence ATGACGGAGTTCAATGCATCGATTGAGTGGCAGCGCGGCGAAAAGGAAGCGTTCAGTGATAATCAGTTTAGCCGTGGCCACACTTGGGCATTTGATGGCGGAGTTCAAGTATCGGCATCATCATCACCGCATGTGGTGCCGATACCTTATTCAATTGCTGAGAGTGTCGATCCGGAAGAAGCATTCATTGCCGCACTGTCCAGCTGCCACATGCTGACGTTTCTTGCCATTGCAGCCAAAAAGAAATTTGTTATTGACACCTACCGGGACATTGCAACAGGTGTACTTGAACAAGACAGGGCAGGGAAGAGTTCGGTCACACGAGTCACCCTGCGGCCAAACATTACATTTTCCGGCCAGAAACAACCGACAACCCAACAGCTTGATAAGATGCACCACCTGGCACACCAAAACTGCTTCATTGCCAACTCTGTGAAAACCCGAATAACCATTGAGGCGAGGGCGAGTGTGAGTAAAAGAAGCTCACCGTAA
- a CDS encoding flagellar brake protein — protein sequence MIQHGSEVTFSIKTPLGRLLRAETIFVGSNGTDSIVLEYPVVSQQAALDYFHEGFWITVKAISEKGEGAQISFKTQIAHLVKKPIRLLILDMPRSVDLLQLRSEARYDVQLQGRISLGQRVLLVDFKDLSKNGCCFRYDLNGPQFEEGRKLTVSIKNPQTNKNYHLSGYIKSIHRSAGANNCGMLFDEFGLEQVKMLLAQLIFDGSKLSFKS from the coding sequence ATGATTCAGCATGGCAGTGAAGTGACATTCAGCATCAAAACACCGCTAGGACGCTTGCTCAGGGCCGAAACAATTTTCGTGGGCTCTAACGGCACAGACAGTATCGTGCTCGAGTACCCGGTTGTCAGTCAGCAGGCCGCACTGGATTATTTTCATGAAGGCTTCTGGATCACAGTGAAAGCCATTTCAGAAAAAGGCGAAGGGGCACAAATCTCCTTCAAGACCCAAATAGCCCACCTCGTGAAAAAACCAATTCGGCTTCTTATTCTGGATATGCCTCGCTCGGTAGACTTACTCCAGCTTCGCAGTGAAGCGCGGTATGATGTTCAGCTTCAGGGACGTATTTCGCTAGGCCAAAGGGTATTGCTGGTGGACTTTAAAGACCTTTCCAAAAATGGCTGCTGCTTCCGGTATGATCTGAATGGCCCGCAGTTCGAGGAAGGGCGCAAACTGACCGTCAGTATCAAAAATCCACAGACCAATAAGAACTATCATCTCTCGGGCTATATTAAGAGCATTCATCGCTCAGCCGGTGCCAATAACTGCGGGATGCTGTTTGATGAATTTGGCCTAGAGCAGGTCAAAATGTTATTAGCGCAACTTATTTTTGATGGGTCTAAGTTATCATTTAAGTCATAA